The Prionailurus viverrinus isolate Anna chromosome B4, UM_Priviv_1.0, whole genome shotgun sequence genome has a window encoding:
- the LOC125170303 gene encoding NADH-cytochrome b5 reductase 3 isoform X2: MGAQLSTLGHVVLSPVWFLYNLLMKLFHRSTPAITLESPDIKYPLRLIDKEVINHDTRRFRFALPSPQHILGLPVGQHIYLSARIDGNLVIRPYTPVSSDDDKGFVDLVIKVYFKDTHPKFPAGGKMSQYLESMKIGDTIEFRGPNGLLVYQGKGKFAIRPDKKSNPVIKTAKSVGMIAGGTGITPMLQVIRAIMKDPDDHTVCHLLFANQTEKDILLRPELEELRNEHSARFKLWYTVDKAPEAWDYSQGFVNEEMIRDHLPPPEEEPLILMCGPPPMIQYACLPNLDRVGHPKERCFAF; encoded by the exons ATGGGGGCCCAGCTGAGCACG TTGGGCCACGTGGTCCTCTCCCCAGTCTGGTTCCTCTACAACCTGCTCATGAAGCTGTTCCATCGCTCCACCCCGGCCATCACCCTTGAGAGCCCGGACATCAAGTACCCGCTGAGGCTCATCGACAAGGAG GTTATCAACCATGACACCCGGCGGTTCCGCTTCGCCCTGCCGTCGCCCCAGCACATCCTGGGCCTCCCCGTCG GCCAGCACATCTACCTCTCGGCTCGAATCGATGGAAATCTGGTCATCCGGCCCTACACTCCCGTCTCCAGCGATGACGACAAGGGTTTTGTGGACCTGGTCATCAAG GTTTACTTCAAAGACACCCATCCCAAGTTTCCTGCTGGGGGCAAGATGTCCCAGTACCTGGAAAGCATGAAGATTGGGGACACCATTGAGTTCCGGGGCCCGAACGGGCTGCTGGTCTACCAGGGCAAAG gaAAGTTTGCCATCCGTCCAGACAAGAAATCCAACCCCGTCATCAAGACGGCGAAGTCTGTCGGCATGATTGCAGGAGGCACCG GCATCACTCCAATGCTACAAGTGATCCGCGCCATCATGAAAGACCCAGATGACCACACCGTGTGCCACCTGCTCTTCGCCAACCAG ACTGAGAAGGACATCCTGCTGCGGCCCGAGCTGGAGGAACTGAGGAACGAACATTCTGCTCGCTTCAAGCTCTGGTACACGGTGGACAAAGCCCCCGAAG CCTGGGACTACAGCCAGGGCTTCGTAAATGAAGAAATGATCCGGGACCACCTTCCGCCCCCGGAGGAGGAGCCGCTGATACTGATGTGCGGGCCCCCGCCCATGATCCAGTATGCCTGCCTGCCTAACCTGGACCGCGTGGGCCACCCCAAGGAGCGCTGCTTCGCCTTCTGA
- the LOC125170303 gene encoding NADH-cytochrome b5 reductase 3 isoform X1 produces the protein MKLFHRSTPAITLESPDIKYPLRLIDKEVINHDTRRFRFALPSPQHILGLPVGQHIYLSARIDGNLVIRPYTPVSSDDDKGFVDLVIKVYFKDTHPKFPAGGKMSQYLESMKIGDTIEFRGPNGLLVYQGKGKFAIRPDKKSNPVIKTAKSVGMIAGGTGITPMLQVIRAIMKDPDDHTVCHLLFANQTEKDILLRPELEELRNEHSARFKLWYTVDKAPEAWDYSQGFVNEEMIRDHLPPPEEEPLILMCGPPPMIQYACLPNLDRVGHPKERCFAF, from the exons ATGAAGCTGTTCCATCGCTCCACCCCGGCCATCACCCTTGAGAGCCCGGACATCAAGTACCCGCTGAGGCTCATCGACAAGGAG GTTATCAACCATGACACCCGGCGGTTCCGCTTCGCCCTGCCGTCGCCCCAGCACATCCTGGGCCTCCCCGTCG GCCAGCACATCTACCTCTCGGCTCGAATCGATGGAAATCTGGTCATCCGGCCCTACACTCCCGTCTCCAGCGATGACGACAAGGGTTTTGTGGACCTGGTCATCAAG GTTTACTTCAAAGACACCCATCCCAAGTTTCCTGCTGGGGGCAAGATGTCCCAGTACCTGGAAAGCATGAAGATTGGGGACACCATTGAGTTCCGGGGCCCGAACGGGCTGCTGGTCTACCAGGGCAAAG gaAAGTTTGCCATCCGTCCAGACAAGAAATCCAACCCCGTCATCAAGACGGCGAAGTCTGTCGGCATGATTGCAGGAGGCACCG GCATCACTCCAATGCTACAAGTGATCCGCGCCATCATGAAAGACCCAGATGACCACACCGTGTGCCACCTGCTCTTCGCCAACCAG ACTGAGAAGGACATCCTGCTGCGGCCCGAGCTGGAGGAACTGAGGAACGAACATTCTGCTCGCTTCAAGCTCTGGTACACGGTGGACAAAGCCCCCGAAG CCTGGGACTACAGCCAGGGCTTCGTAAATGAAGAAATGATCCGGGACCACCTTCCGCCCCCGGAGGAGGAGCCGCTGATACTGATGTGCGGGCCCCCGCCCATGATCCAGTATGCCTGCCTGCCTAACCTGGACCGCGTGGGCCACCCCAAGGAGCGCTGCTTCGCCTTCTGA